ATCCTAAAAAACATGCCTGAAAGGAGTATGGTAGAGAGCATTTTGACGAAGGCAAAGTGCTTGACTGTGTTTCTTTCACATTCCAGGTGAAAGTAAACAACAGAAATAGACATATTGTGGCCAGCTTGGAAGGACTTTGTCATCCATGACCAAGGATTCCCCCTTGATGAATAATGCGTACAGCCATAAATTTGAAGGGCAAAGACATGGAAACTTTGAAACTATCTAAAGAATTAAACCATTCTCACATAGGAAACAGCAAATCAAAGTGCTTTGATCAGTCAGTTATAAATTTGCTATTGTAGAATGACAAAGAAAATCCAAATAGAGCAATATGAGTTTCCCTTATATTATTGGTTACTTTTATTAGTAGCCAAAGTGAATTACCCTAATCAAATGGATGGCAATTTGAAGCAGATATACACAGCACAGATTGAATGTAGGAAGCATCAAATACCAAAACTCCCCAACTCTCACCTGGTATTGGGCGCAAAATTTGGAAGATAGATAAGCTGCAGCATGGCACACACAAAATGTCAGATGAAGGTGCACAATTACCAATCATAATTCATTTTTGAGCAAACAATATATATAAGACagcatatatatgtatataaccaAGAGTAATTGATTTCTATGAACTGAATTTCAGTTTATATATTAAACAAAAGGAGGGGAAAAAAGAACCTTTCAGGAGTTATCTGAGATAAGCGGTTGGGAGACCAAGATAGAAGCAAATTGCCAACGCAAAGCACGCTACCTTCGTACTCGACCCCATTCACCGTGAATCCCGTGTCAGTATACCTTAGAGAGAAGAAAATTAGGAGGATCGCAAATAATCAAAATATGAAAAGTTACTAaagaattttgatataaaaaagaAACCCTTGAAAGCGGAGTTGGTCCTGAGGAACGTTGTCGATGAGATTGATCTGGTCGTAGAGAGAGAAAGCGCGTCTCAACGATGGCAACGCATGAGTCCTTCCCTCGACTGCGGGCTTTCGCAGACTCTGTATCAGCTTCGGCAGTGTAGCCACCGCTCTCTGTCGTATTATTGCCATTCCCTTTGTTTTCACTTCCTTCGGCCAAAAGGCCACATCCAATTTCACCCCTCAACTTATATGGGAGGCTCGAGTACTTCAATTTGGGTTCAATCAGGTTTCATCAATCAACCCCCAAATTGCGAAGGCAGTCAAAATCTGACAGATGCCAccgtaaataaataaataaaatatataacctttaaaaaaaattgaaacccAGAAGTACGGCCTCCTATTCTCCAAGCATTTAGATTAGAAGCCCAGAAAATTAAACCAATGCAATGAACGTGTACCCTCCAAATCAATTTTGATCAGATAATTCTcgaccaaaaaaaaaatgatcagATAATTAAAAccaataaaagaattaaagcCTTATGATAGTGAAGTACAGAACCTGTCATTGCAGTATGCTCACAAAAATAGTACTGAATTTCTTCATCCAAACAACCCTATGTCCCAAATTCCCAATTCGACAAAGTgcaattttctaaatttaaaaattatcatgTATGCAAAAACTCATCCGACTTTAACCCTACATATTTTGTTGTGAAAGGGAAATgaagagaaattaaaaaatagaaataatgagcaaataatataataaaattttaatttattttgtttagaTAAACTCTTAAAATACAAGAGAAATGCAATATCTCTCTTAcctaaaaatacattaaatgaCTATTATACTCTTATAAACTAAAAAAGAAAAGCTTAAGAACAATGAAGGTATTGAAGTATCTTGAATCAAATAACACTGATttgtaatttctttttatttctctCCAATTTCCATCATTTTGAAGAGAGATGTCTCCCACCAATTTCAAGAGAAATGTTCTCAGTCAAAATTGAGGAGGTGAGAAATATCAATTCTCCTCCTTTCACTTAATTTCACTTCATTTctctcatttatttaatattcaaaCAAGAGAATTTGGagaaatttttttcttcttttctttttttttgcccTCCATCCTACTGGTTGTGAGTTTTTTTTTGgttagtaaataaaaattattgatcGTACGAAAAAAGGCCAAGTCTGCATACAAAAGATCCAATATCAACATAAAAGGTCTCAAATACAATGCATATAAAAAGTCTAAAGCAGACCCAAATATTTGAAGCTCTAAAAACCCGACTTGCATGACAACCAATGAAACCCGGTTACAGCTTTTGCACAACCGCCGCTTCTCCTTTGTTCCTCTGGTCATCTGAGCTCAATGTCTGCCACAGAAgtaaaatggaagagattctCGCTACAGTAGCTCGTTAGGTACCGATGCTCGAAGGAAAAAGATCTAACAAGCAAAAGCCTTTTAGCCGCAACCATCAGGGAGACATCGAGGAGATCTCAAACCGACTCAAACTGAAAAGACAAAGATGGCAGATCGTCACTCGTGCCTTCTTAGAAAACTCTGCAAGCCCCTTCCGACCAAGTCTCGCTGGACACGGGACAGATTGAAGCGCCGGAGCCGATTATAACCTTTACCTGCAAGTAAATTAAACCCATTCTCGAAACCCTGGCAACAAGAAGGCACGATAAATAAAAAGGTCTCTCTCAACAGCCAGACATTTGCCGaccaagaaagaaagaaacaaacaaaaatagaaactagagaaaaaaaaaaaaaaaaaaaaaaaaaaaactcaaaacgCCACCTTAAAACCCACTCTCCAGGTGGGAAGGAGGAGAGCTCCTCTACTCGGACGGGCCAGAAGGAAGCCGACGGTGCGGTAGTATTTGTGGAGATCAACAGATCATGAGTTTtttcatagaattcttctattcCTAATAAGACAGAAGGGGAACAAGTATATTAAGATACAATAGAAAGACAACAGAAAAATATACCTAAAGAGCTTCATATGCAGAAAGAATTGAGCAAATTCTAAAGTTAGGTCCAAGGGAGGAGACAAATTCCTTTAAAATCAAAGCCAATTTAGAAACTTTTACCAAACGGCATCCCTGACATGATAAAAGCATCCAAAGTTCAATCTGCATCCATAGCAAGGGGAAATATAAAATCATCGAGGAATTCAGCGCCGAAAACAATAATGTgtccttttatccatttctttTCCAACCCAGGCCAATACTACTTTCCCACCACCTTTTGCTTTTGGGCCTTCCGCCCGTCGTATATTTATCATATTGCTAGTTataaatactattttttttacAACCGAGTTACTAACCTAgtttatcattttcttttgtGAATTTATTCCACCAACTCCAAAATCACCCATTacgtattaattttaattaaattttaattataaaaacttgaaattattttgaatattCTTTCACTATATCTATGATAATCTTTCTTTAAAATACCAAACTATATTACATTTAACATTGACCGAGGTTACTATTGCATACTCTGTCCCCCTCTTCATGCAATCTCAGTACTGATaccttttttctttattaaaacctaATCTGGCTTAACCACTGGACTATGTCCGCCATTACTTCATGCATGATACTTGTGATTAGCATAATGCAGGCTAATTACGTCCAACAATTTATATCGACCTTTCAATCACTTTACTCGAACACTAAAATGACACAAACAAAGAGCCCAAAAACTCAACACCAGGCATCATGGCAAATATATCGAGAACACTTAGTTCATCAAAAGTCTAGCATCACCGCAGtttctttttttcccttttttaaaattataagtactGCATTACAAGGCCATGCTTATCGAACTCCTGGAAGATACAAGCTTGCCATGACAGAGAGGCAGACAAAATAGCTTATGCAAGCCTTTGGCCCTCTAGTGGCCAATTCCCGAAACCATTTACATGAGAAGAAGAATCAAAACGGGGGTATATAActgaaaatttaaagaaaaggaaCATGAGATCTCCCAAGTGACCTGAGGAGGAGGACTTTAAGGCCTAAATGAGCAAGAGACAATCACACTCAATAACAGCTTGACCAAGGGCTGTTTCCTTGGAATTTATttggtttaagaattattttcttaatttacaTGACAAATACAGTAATGAAGTTGCATTTGCACCGCGCATAGCCCCATACCATCACAAGAGCACAAATCTAACCCCACCTCCAACAAAGTTCTACTGAAGCATGATGCCCCCAACATTCTTCTGCTGAAAACAACCCTTTCTGCAGTCCGATACTAGTTCACAAAACATGATCATGAATGGTAAATCACATCTTCAAAAATTGCTTAGTTTTTATCAaaccggaaaaaaaaaaagagagagtacTATCACCAAACTgacaagggaaaaaaaaaatccaagaaGCGGGGAGAGGAAAAACATCTGAAAAGAGAGAGGCCCAGCACCCCAATATCAGAGTTGCCTTCCTACTTTATTCGATTAAAGTAGCACTAACAGCAAGACGTGCAACATATTAGGGAACAGAATATGAAGGTGCTGGCAGAAAAGGAAATGGTGCAACAGAAGCATAGGCTACAGGCGCACGTGCTTGTGTACCAGCAATTGTATGCCTTCCTTTGCTCTTCTGATTATCAGTTCCAGAGTCTAGTTCTTGAGCTTCCAAGGAAGATGAAAGCTCACTCTCCCCACTGATACGGTGAAACAAAAGCCCAGACATAAATACAGGAAGATACAGCAGACTGGCATGAAACATTCTCCTAGCCTTGTGTACTGTTCGGTCTCGGTAGAATGAAAAGGCTGAGGCACTAATTGCTAGAGTCAAAAGAGATGATTCTAGACAAAACCAACCAGAAGTCACACCCCCTGCACACAATATTCACTAAATTAGCTGATTAAAAGAGATGATCTTTGACATTGTTTTAACATCAAGTTAGTGTACATATTGTTATGACATACCAAAAAGATAGTTCTCAGAAACTAGATTCCAGTTGtaaatatcaattaataaaGTGTACTACACTAAAGGAAGGGTacgatataaaattatattctcaTTAAAGGGGCCAAAAATTTTTGATGTGCAAAGACCAAGAATTCTACATGATTCAATAAGCTTGTCAACTGTGCAGAAGTAATCATCAAAGAGCTCATGGAATAATTGCACGTAACAAACAAATATAACTCTCCTAACAAAACAATGCCCCTAAAACAAGTATATTCCCCGTGCCGGACAGGGGATATTGAACAATAGATTGGGGAGTCATTCCTTATGCTCAAAGCAGAGCCATGTAACAAGAAGAGCACCATACCATATCTAATGATTATGTGAAGATCTTGTTATAATGCATAACCACAGCAACAAAAAGTAAATCTCATGTGAATAACTTCACATGCATGCATCAGTTTAACAATACGAACAAAAGTCATGACTCCATGCTGAAAAATGGGGGAAAAGATATAGATGAGATGAAGTAAATAAATAACTTGCTTCATTCCCTTTTTCTGTTTAACATGAGGAACATGCAGAAGGGAACCGAATGAAGAAAccataaaaatttttcttttaaaaaaaaaaaaagactgcaTTAGGCTTTCCACATTGTAGTTACTAGGGAGTTCCCTTGCTTTCTAAATGGAGACCTTATTGTTGCATCAAGGCTTATCCTTGAAGAATCCATGAAAAGGAATAAAAGAGTAACAAGTATATATAGGTGTTCTTCAGTTGGCAGAAACTTACAATCATATGCTAAATAGCCCAATGGAACTAAATACAAACAGTTCCTAAGAGCCACTAAGGCAGTTCTTTGACCAGAAGCATCAGCAAGAGAGAACATCTTAAACCTGAAGATACCACAAATAAAATAAGAGGAAAAGATTAATATGAAAAAGAAGGGAGAATCTGAGCAGATGGTATTAAATATTCTAACAACATCATTCACATGAATGTGTGAGGAGACCACCTCCCTCCAAATTAGCTATGTTGATTATAATGCAGATTAAACATTCCAATGTCATTAACTTGTTACTTTGATCAAGAAATACACCCATTATTGTGAAATTATGTCTCAGAGCAACCAATCAGGTTGATCAGAGAACATCTTCTACAGCAGcttatacatacatatataatataatataagctTATATATAAACCAATGACAAATTAAAGCACCACCAAGTAACTTTTAAATCACAGCATCTGCACATACCCTCCATCAGCATAATCCTTGCGACACAAATAAGCAAGGGCCATAAAATGGGGTATTTGCCAAAAATAGAGTGCAGCAGGAAGAATCATCGCATTGAGTGAAACTTGGCCTGAAGCTGCAGCCCACCTGAAACCAAGCAAAGAAAAGCATAAGCCAGGATGCAGGGCTATTTGGCTAATATTAAACCATGATTTTTCTTGCTACATCTTTGAGTTGCGAAATCACATgaatatacatacatatatatatgaaaataactGGTGAATCCCTAATCAGGGCCCATCCTTTTGGGATACAAACCAACTTGGAAGCTGTACAGGAAAACATGTGAAACTGGAGGACAAATTTACCCCAAAAGAGGAGGAATGGCACCGACAATGGCCCCAACCCATGTGTTGACTGGATGAATCTGCTTCAATGGCGTATAGACAAATGCATAAAGAAAAAGATTGGAAGCTGCAAGCCCAGCTGCCAACATATTAGCCTGCAACAACCTTGTCAGGGAGGCTACATTAGTCACTCAGCTCCCAGCAAAATAAACATTGGGTACCAATAAGATATCAAAGTATCAGAATCAAACAATATGGGGAAAAAGAAGGAAGTGAATTTATTTGGCCACCTTGCATGCCAACAAAGCAGTGCCAGCTAAACCAACAGAAGATGCCCAAGTGGCAGCATGTGATATTGTAAGACGCCCTGAAGGAAGTGGTCTTCGCCTTGTTCTTTTCATTTTGGCATCATTACTGATTTCAAACACCTAAAAATACACATACATAAACCATTATCTCAGATGTTCAAATCAAAATTGAGTAAAACATGCAAAGCAAATAAAACACAAGATGCTATTAGCAATCAAACACTTATAAAATACCAACTGCTGATAATAGATAAACTAGGACATTAATGAGTGAAGCGCCTATaatttcccaaaaaaaaaaatcctctcTCTCTCCCCTTTAGCTATATTTGGCTTCTACCTTGCCCTAATTAAATGCACCTGTACAAAAAGGTTTAGCACATTGAAATTGcaggaaaaaaagaaagcaaGCAGCAAATCTAAGTTGATAAGGGAAAGTAGAGGAAAAAGATTTAGCTGTCCCAAGTCTTTGTTCAAGATGTAGGAAAAGGAAATTATTTATATGGTCTATTCCAAGTAGCTTGGAAGGCTTAATTTAATTGTGTAAAGTAGCAAAATCAAGTAAGAAAGATAAAAAAACAAGCTGGCAAGAGATGGCATGTAACATCATAATTA
The sequence above is a segment of the Manihot esculenta cultivar AM560-2 chromosome 5, M.esculenta_v8, whole genome shotgun sequence genome. Coding sequences within it:
- the LOC110615505 gene encoding NADH dehydrogenase [ubiquinone] 1 alpha subcomplex assembly factor 3 is translated as MAIIRQRAVATLPKLIQSLRKPAVEGRTHALPSLRRAFSLYDQINLIDNVPQDQLRFQGYTDTGFTVNGVEYEGSVLCVGNLLLSWSPNRLSQITPESLSIFQILRPIPEILILGCGRQIQQIDPELGRFIRSTGMKLEAIDSRNAASTYNILNEEGRIVAAALLPSGVSS
- the LOC110615641 gene encoding protoheme IX farnesyltransferase, mitochondrial, with protein sequence MWRNTPSFAPKLLSNLKYYHHGSRSPSIFNANGIVFVPQFLSRCSSSSAAIPPHSDSLKSRFLNRKSDGIRAFSPTSSAAAVDLSPLTSAMQLARHYSRCYWELSKARLSMLVVATSGTGYILGSGNAVDFAGMCWTCAGTMMVAASANSLNQVFEISNDAKMKRTRRRPLPSGRLTISHAATWASSVGLAGTALLACKANMLAAGLAASNLFLYAFVYTPLKQIHPVNTWVGAIVGAIPPLLGWAAASGQVSLNAMILPAALYFWQIPHFMALAYLCRKDYADGGFKMFSLADASGQRTALVALRNCLYLVPLGYLAYDWGVTSGWFCLESSLLTLAISASAFSFYRDRTVHKARRMFHASLLYLPVFMSGLLFHRISGESELSSSLEAQELDSGTDNQKSKGRHTIAGTQARAPVAYASVAPFPFLPAPSYSVP